From the Glutamicibacter halophytocola genome, the window GCACCGCGCTGAATTGCATTCGCTGCTCGGCCTGCATGAACGTCTGCCCGGTCTACGAGCGCACCGGCGGCCATGCCTATGGCTCCACCTACCCGGGCCCGATCGGCGCGATCCTCTCCCCGCTGCTGACCGGCATCGAGGTCGAGGAAAACGGCTCCCTTCCCTACGCCTCCTCGCTGTGCGGTGCTTGCTACGAAGCCTGCCCGGTGAAGATCAACATCCCGGAAATCCTCGTGCACCTGCGTGGCGAAGATGTGGATGCCAAGCGCGCCAAGCACAAGCTGCCAACCCAGATGGACCTGCTGATGAAGGGCGGCTCCTGGGCCTTGGGCAAGGGAAAGAACCTTGGCCTGCTCGAAAAGGCGCTGCCGCTGGGCCGGCTGGCTGCGGGCAAGGACAAGAAGATCAAGAAGCTGCCGGGCATCGCTGCCGGGTGGACGCAGAGCCGCGACATTCCGGTCCCGCCGCAAAAGTCCTTCCGCGACTGGTGGAGCGACGAAAAGGAGTCCAAGTGAGCGCGAAAGAAGAAATCCTGACCAGGATCCGTTCAGCCCTAGCCGATACCCCGGCGACCGAAGAGGTTCCCCGCAGCTACCGCACGGCTTCGACGCTGGGCAAAGAGCAGCTCATCGAGTTGCTGGTGGACCGCTTGGTGGACTACAAGGCCGGCGTTGAGGTGATCGAGGCGGGGCAGATTCCACAATTTGTTGCCGCCAAGCTCAAGGATGCCTCCAGCGTGGTCTACCCGCAGGGACTGGATGCCAGCTGGCTTTCGGCGCTGGGCCAGAACGTGGAACAGCGCGTTGATGCTCCCGGCGCCCGCTTGAGCGTCGCCGAATTGGATGCCACCAGTGCCGTGGTGACTTCTTCGGCGGTTTCCGTTGCCGAATCGGGAACGATCATCCTTGATGGCCAGCCCGACCAGGGGCGCCGCGCTATTTCGCTGGTTCCCGATCACCACGTGTGCATTGTGCCGATCTCCACGATCGTGCAGCTGCTGCCCGAGGCCATGCCGCGCCTGTCCATCACCCGGCCTCTGACCTGGATCTCCGGCCCTTCGGCAACCAGCGACATCGAGCTGGAACGTGTTGAAGGGGTGCACGGACCGCGCACCTTGGATGTGCTGATGGTTCGCGGCCTGTAGCAACTCGCGCTAGGCATTGTGGCCGGTTCCCCCACCTGGAAAGGGCCGGGGAACCGGCCACAAGTTTTTATCGGTCTGGCGCTACTTGGTGGTCACGGCCATTTTTCGAATACGTTTCAGCACTATCTGAGCGAATTCAGGGCAGTTAGCGTCGCGCAATGCTTCCGGAAGTTGCTTGCCGTCACGTTTCGCCCAATACGGAGCTTGGAACTCGATAACTTTTTGGACGGCTTGTGGATCAGATTTTTCGATCTCCACAAAAAACTCGTCGCAGGAGTAAACATCATAAAGCGCCAGATCAGAAGAAAATCCAGAGTCCTGTGTAAGTAAAATATCTGCACGGCTTGCTTCTGCCGCATGGTGAACATGCCAGTCTCCGGAATCTGCCATACCGTCGACTTTGCCCCCGGGGAAAACCTCAATAATCTCGTCAAAAATATCTTGGATCTTTGACATCAATGAGGAGATTCCTTCGCCATCCCACTCAGGATGATCATCTCTTAAACGGGTTCCCGCTTCATTAATGACATCCCACGAAGTATGTATCTGAAAAAGTCGGCCGCGCGATTCAATCCGCAGCAGAAAGAGCCAGTCATACAGGGTTCTGCTAAAGAGAACATTCGCATCAACAAAAACACGTTGGGCCATGGCGCTATTCCTACCATGGCCCGACGTGCCTGATTCCTAGAAAGTGCTACTTGTGATTTTCGATTTCATCACGAATCTCTAGAAGGTCCATCATCGCGGCCTTTCGCGCAACTTCGCGTTTGGCCTTGAGATTCATAACGTCATCTCGCTTGAACCTTGTATGACTACCGACCTTGAATGAATCGATATCTCCGGCTTTTGCCATTTTTAGCAGAGTAGGCCGGGATACCCCCATAACTTCAGCAGCGGTATTGCTAGTAAGCTCGTCGGGCAAGGAACCCACAGTGACACTTCCATTTAGGGCAAGTGTGCGAATTACTCGAGCGATGATCCTCGAAAGTTCCGGAGATAGCTCGCGTGTTTCACCGTCAGCCATGATTGCGGCAAACCCAGCGATGCCGGCTGGAGCGATATCAACTTCGTGCCGCACCGATATGAGCTCCTCAGCACTGACCATGACGTCAGCCTTGGATAGCACAGCACTCATCTTGATCCCCCATGTTCTCTACAGCTCAAAAATATCACTTTTCACTTATAAGTGAAAGGGGTAGTCGTGGTAGTTCCAGACCGCCATTCAAGGCATCGCAAAACTCGATGACACCGCGCTGTACTTTGTCCGCCCTCCGGTGCGTTCGGCTAAGCACTGTCCGTCAATATTTCATCGCGCCCAGAAGGCACGCAGGTATGCGGTCGAGGAACCGGCCAAAAGTATTTATCAGGCTGGCGCTACTTGGTGGTCTCGGCCATTTCGTTGGGCTCGGAATCCAGGAGCACGGAGGTGCAGCGAAATTATCTGATCGTCGCCCGCGTTTGACTCAAGGCCCAGCCCCGCGCTACCTCCCACAAGTCCTGCTTTATGCGCCGGGTACTGCCGTCATCGATAACAGCACGTTCGGGGTGAGTCTGCTTACATGAGTGGGTAGGCTGAAGCATTTTCCGAAGGACATCCATGGCTGAGCAGCACCCACAGGTACCGGCGCATTCGGTTCCCGATTCCGCCCTGCGCTTCATCGGATTCCTTTCGTTTTTTGACCGCTACGGCACTCCGCCGATGCTGCTGGCACTCTCGCTGGGCACGTCTTTGGACTTCTCCCAAGCCGTTCAGCTTGTCACCGCCTACTCGTTGTTCTACGCCATCGGGCAACCGCTGTGGGGACTGGCCAGCGATCGCTTCGGACGACTTCTCGTCCTGCGTTCAGCGCTCATTGGTGCCGGTGCCGGCGCCCTGGCAAGCATCATGTTCAGCGATTATGCACCTCTGCTCATTGCACGATGCCTCACCGGACTGATGTTCGGCGCACTCTATCCGACGCTCCTGACCTTGCTCGGCGACACTCGCCACGGTGTTGAACGGGCACGCGGGCTATCGGATCTTCAGATCTATTCGTCCTTGGGCACCACCTTGGCCACGCTCTCGGCAGGAGCGCTCGCTACCTATCTGGATTGGCGCCTGGTCTTCGCGCTTCCAGCGCTAGGGAGTGTCGCTGCGTTGTATTCCTTGCGTCGTTTGCGAGAGCCACAGCATTCGCGCAGCAGTTTTAGCCTTGCAGCGGCATTGCGTCCAATGAATTTGGCCTTGTACGCCATCGTCTTTCTGGAAGGCGCGCTGCTGATGGGTCTGCTGACCTACGTTGTACCCGCCTTGCAGCGCTCGGGTGCTTCCATTGGAGTAGCGGGCGTCTTGGGGTGCGGTTTTGCAGTGGGAGTAATTTTGGGCGCGCGGTTGATGCGACGGCTGGTGGCGCGAATCTCGCGGACCTGGCTGATCGGTGGAGGCGGATTGCTGCTCTGTGGAGCTTTCCTGCCATCCGCGCTCTGGCCTTCAGCCGGTTCATATACCGCCACTGCCCTGCTCCTGGGAGCCACGAATGCCATCATGCACTCTTCGATGCAGGGCTGGGCCACCGACATCGCACCGGATGCTCGGGCGACCACGGTATCGTTCTTCGTGTTTTCGCTCTTTGCCGGCGCCTCGGCGGCCACCTATGTCAGCGCCGCCACCGCAGAACAGGGACATTACGCGCAGATTTTCGGTTACGGCCTAGTCTTCAGCCTCGTATTAACTGTTCTTGCGACCACTACTCATGCGCTATGGCGCAAGAAGACCCCAGGCAACTAATCTGTCCGCGGCTTGGCAGCACAAACAGCCTATGAATGGGCAACGCCTTGCTGCACTTTGAGCGGAGCCTACTTGAACGCGCTGATGATCACGCCGGCACCCATCAGGAACAGCGCCGCACAAGCCGTCCACTCCAAACGCAGAGCGATCTCTGGTCGCTTGAACCAGTGCATTGCCTTGGACGCAGCAGTGCTCAAGATCAGCATGTAGCCGAAGCCTACCGAAGCGAAAATTGCACCTAGCCCCATCCCCCAGAGGAAAGTATTGGAATCCTTCGGGATGAAACTTGGCATCATGGCAAGAAAAAGCAAGCCCAGCTTTGGATTTAATGCAGCAGAAAGCATGCCAGCGGCAAAGGTCTTTCCCAATGAGTGAACTTCCCGACGATGCCCCTCACGAGTTTCAGTGCGAGCGATCGCGCTATCAGCCTTGGCAACCGCTCGCGATTTCAGGAAGCCGCTGAGCCCCAGATACGCCAGATACAGCCCACCGAGAATGGCGATAACGGTTTCAACCATGGGAAACCGCTGAATTACCGAAGCCGCGCCAGCTCCCGCCAAGGTAGCCCAAGCGAAAATGGCGACCATCATTCCCAGCGCTGCAATTATTCCGTGCATCTGCCGCACCAGCGAATAGCGCAGCACCAAGAAAGTATCTGGTCCAGGTGAAAGTGTCACCATCACGCAAACGCCAAGGTATGCGCAGAACGAAGCCCAAGTCATAATGCACCAGTTTAGAAATGAAATTGCTACATCGGCGAAACGGTGACGATGGCATCAACCAGTTTCACGGTTGGCAGTCGCTGTTCTCGATAAGGGCTTCTGGGGCTCGAGCAGAACATTTTCTCCAGTTTGTACGAGAATTGACCCAAGCATTGATTTAATAGACTCACCATCAAGTTTGAAAGCAGGCGGCAATGTCTACTCCGAATGGCGAACCGCAGAATCCGTACACTGCGGGGCAGCCAAACCAGGGCCAGAATCAGCGGTTCGGTCAGCAAGGGCAATACCAGCAGTCGCAGTATCAACAGTCCCAGTACCAGCAGTCTCCGTACCAGCAGACGCCTTACCAGGCTGGCTATCCCGGATACCCAACGCAGGCGCAGTTCGAGGGAAGCCAGCTGGCCCAGACCTCCATGATCCTTGGCATTCTTTCGATCTTTATCTTGAATGTAATTTTGGGTCCCATAGCAATCGTCAAGGCCAACCGGGCCGAGCGCGAGTTTAATACAGCGGCAACCGTGGGCAAGGTGACTGGCTGGATCGGCACCATTATCGGCTTGTTCTGGGTTCTTGGCTTCGTGGGCATGATGGTTCTGGCAATCTTCGCGCCAGAAATGTCCTACGACACCTACGACAACGGCTTCTAGGCTCACTAGAAAATCCGCTTAACGACAAAAGCCTCCGAACCATAACTGGTTCGGAGGCTTTGCCGGTATCGGCCCTCATACCGCCAACCCCATGGCGGTTCTCGGGAAGCTATTTAGGCTGCGGCAGGCAGTACGAAGGAAGCATCAAGCTCGATCTTGACCTTGTCGCTGACCAGAACGCCACCGGCTTCCAGCGCTGCGTTCCAGGTGATGCCGAATTCCTTGCGGGAGATGGTGGTGGATGCGAAGAAGCCAGCGCGGGTTGCACCAAAAGCATCGACAGCCTGGCCGCCAACTTCAACTTCGAATTCAACTTCCTTGGATACGCCACGGATGGTCAGGTCGCCAACCAAGATGAACTCGTCGGCACCGCCCTTGAGGCCGGTCGACTTGAAGGTCATGGTTGGGAACTGCTCGGCGTCGAAGAAGTCAGCGCCCTTGAGGTGGCCGTCGCGGTTTGCATCCTTGGTGTTAACCGAGCTGATCTGAACGGATGCTTCAACGCTGGAAGCTTCCAGGGTCTCTGCGATGTTCAGGGTTGCATCGAATTCGGTGAAACTACCGCGAACCTTGGAGATGCCAGCGTGGCGGACCGAGAAGCCAACCTCTGAGTGCGATGCGTCAAGGTTCCAGGTACCAGCGGTCAATGCAGTTGCAGTCATGTCTAAATCCTTCCGTTGCGCCAACAAGTAGTTGACGTTTCAATTTGTTTCGATGACACCAGTATTGCACCAATTAAGTTGAAGCGTCAATGAGTTTTCTCAAAAAAAATCCCCAACACGCACGCGTGCGACCAGAATTCGCATGTTGACCTCAATCTTTAGGCTACAAAATTCTTTTTGAACTACTTTTGCACTCGACCGGTCTTGGCTCAATGCGGCGATTTGGGTGCAACCCAGCCCATTCATTCTGCAACCACGGCTGAACCGGGGAAACCAACCCTGGATGAACCTTCAATGGCAAAAGCTGGACCCCGACTTCCAAAGAAGTCGAAGCCCAGCTTGCGAGGTCATCCACTATCGAACGCTATATCAAGGCTTGGAAACCAGCCCTTGATCAACCATCCATTCAAAGGCAACGTCTGCTGGCTCGCGGCCAACGACATCCACCTGGTAGTTCAGTTCCATCAGGACTTCATCGGTGAGCAGCGGAGCGATCTGGGCCATAATGCCTTCAACTTCCGGATGCTCTTTCAAGAATTCGCCATTAAAAGCTGGAGCGGCGTTGTAGCTCGGGAAGTACTTCTTGTCGTCTTCCAATACCGTCAAGTTCAAAGCCTTGATTCGGCCATCGGTGGTGAACACTTCGCCGAAGTTGCAAGCACCGTCGGCTGTTGCCTGATAGATAGCGCCAACGTCATAGAGGCCAATATTGCTCTCCGGAACCTCAGCCCCGCGGTCAATGCCATAGTGCTCCAGCATTGGCGTCAGGCCATCGCGGCGCGAATTGAATTCAGGATCGACACAGAAGGTCAGATCCTTCGGATCCACATCTTTCAGCTCTGAAAGCTTGGTAACTCCCAGGTGTTTTGCCGTCTCTTCATTCATTGCCATGGCATACGTGTTGTTCAGTGGTGCCGGATCGCCCCAGTCGATGCCATTGGGAATATCGTCCTTTTTCACCGCTTCCCACTGTGCCTGTTCTCCATCGACCGGTTCTTCATGGCCAAGATATGTCAGCCAAGCGGTGCCGGTGTATTCCCAAAGCACACTAGCGTCCCCGGAGAGCAATAGCTGCCGGGCGGGCTGGGAACCTGGCACGTTGGTCAAGTCGGTGACGTCGTAGCCGGCGGCTTCCAAGGCGATCACGGTGATCTTGCCCAAGAGCAGCTGCTCGGTGAACGACTTGGAAGTCACCGTCACCTTCGACTTTTCCTGGCCATCAGCGACCGGCTGGATTTTTCCGGGCCCCACCGCGGGGACGGTACCCGTTGACGGGCTCAGGCCGCAACCGGCTAAACCGATCACCGCAGCGATCGAGACCAGGGACAGTTTCATTGCGTTTTTCATGACAGTCCCTTCGGCCGTGCAACCTGTTCCACGACGCGTCCCAGCCAATCGATGGTCAAGGCCAGCAGCGCAACCAGAAGCGAACCGGTAATCAGTACGACGTTGAGGTTGAGGTTCACCCCGGTGGTGATCAGGATGCCCAATCCGCCACCGTTGATGAAGGTCGCCAAAGTGGCAGTACCCACCAGGAGAACCAGCGCGGTGCGAATGCCGGACAGCATCACGGGCACGGCCAAGGGCAGCTCCACCTTGAACAGCACTGCCATCAAGCTCATGCCAATGCCTCGCCCGGCCTCGACGATGCGCTGGTCTACCTGTTGCAAGCCCACGATGGTATTGGACAGCACCGGCAGAATGGCATAGATCACCAACGAGACGATCGCGGTCTTGGCGCCGAATCCAAGCCAGAACGCCAACAGCACGACAACGCCAATAGCCGGAGCTGCCTGGCCGAAGTTGGCAATGGCCCGCACAACCGGCGCCGCACGGCGCAAGCCCGGACGGGTCAGCACAATGCCCAGGGGAATGGCGATGATCAAGACGATCACCGTGGAAATCACCGTCAGCTTCAGGTGCTCCAGGGTGTATCCCCAGATCGTGGCCGGATCCAGTGTCTGGCGTTCGGTCTCGGTCAGATCAGCGGTCAGCAGCCACACCATGAGCACCGCGAAGGCCGCGGCGATGGCCACGATTTGCCATATAAGGGTTCGTTTTTCTGCGCTCATACAGGTTCACCATCCGAATTGGCGGCCCCGCTATTGATGTCCACGATGTTGATAGCTCCAGAGTTCAACCCGACCGGTGCCGAGTGGTCCCCGTCTTGGGCGCCATTGGCCGCAGCGATGGCTTCCATCACCGTCTGGACGGTGATGGTGCCCAGCAGCACGTCTCGCCGGCCGGTGACCAGCGCCGATTCGGAACTGGCCACCAGCATGGTGTCCAGGGCATCGTTGAGCGTTGCCTGCTCGCCAACGACCGGAAGGCTCTGGTCATAGGTGCCGTCGATGATCTCCGCACGCGAGAGCTGCCGGCGATCCAGCCGGCGCAAGGGACGCCCGCGTGAATCCAGGACCACCGCGTACTTGCGGCCGGCGCCTTGCACTTGCGAGAGCACATCGGAAGCCCGCTTGCCCGGCGATGTCGTGATCGCTTCTTCCAGGTCCACCTCGTTGACCCGGGTCAGCGTCAGCTGCTTCAAGCCTGCGCCGGAGCCAATGAAGTTCTCCACGAATTCGCTGGCCGGATTGGCCAGGATCCTTTCGGGAGAATCGTATTGCTCCAGCTGCGCGCCTTCGTTGAAGATGGCGATCCAGTCCCCCAGCTTCACCGCTTCGTCAAAGTCGTGGGTGACGCAGACAATGGTCTTCTGGACCTCGGACTGGATGTTGAGCAGCTCATCTTGCAAGCGCTGGCGGGTGATCGGATCAACCGCGCCGAAGGGCTCGTCCATGAGCAATACCGGAGGGTCAGCCGCCAAGGCGCGGGCCACGCCAACGCGCTGCTGCTGGCCACCGGAAAGCTCCTTCGGGAAGCGGTCCCGATACAGCTCGGGATCCAGCGATACCAGCTCCAGCAGCTCATCGACACGTGCCGCGATCTTTTCCTTGGACCACCCCAGCATCTTGGGAACCATGGCGATATTGGTTGCCACGGTCATATGCGGGAAGAGCCCTCCAGCCTGGATGACGTAGCCAATGCGCCGGCGCAGCTCGTCGCCATTCATGCCGGTGACGTCTTCCCCGTTGATCACGATTTTTCCGCTGGTAGGCTCGATCAGCCGGTTGATCATTTTCAGGGTCGTCGTCTTGCCGCAGCCCGAGGGCCCAACGAACATCACGATGGATCCGGCGGGGATCTCCAGGGTAAGGCCGCCGACTGCGGATTTCTTCTGCCCGGGGTACGTCTTGGTCACTTCTTCGAGCATGATCGACGCGCCAGTGACATCCTGTGCGGTCATGGTTTCGGAATTCTTATTTTCAGACACGGATACCTCGCGGGGTAGTCAGTCGGCCGATGCCGAGCAAAATCAAGTCAAGAATGAGCGCAAGAATCACGACGCCGGCCACGCCGGTCACGACAGATTCCAGGGAGTTGGCTCCGCCAAGGCGGGAAAGGCCCTGGAAAATGAAGCCACCGAGGCCCGGGCCCAGCGCATAGGAGACGACAGCGGCTACGCCCATGACCATCTGGGCCGAAACTCGCACGCCGGTCAGGATGACAGGCCAGGCGATGGGCAGTTCCACGGAGATGAGGGTTTTCAGCCGGCTCATTCCGATGCCCTTGGCGGATTCGACAATGGACGGTTCGATATTATTCAGGCCCACGATGGCATTGCGCAGAATTGGCAGAGCAGCGAAGAACGTCACCACGATCACCGCTGGTGCAACGCCGAAGCCAAAAGGAACAATCAGCAAGCCAATCAACGCGAAGGACGGGATGGTCAGCCCGATGGCGCTGACGGAGTTGGCGATGCCGGAGAGGGATTTATTGCGGTACACCAGGACGGCAATAAAAACAGCAATGACAGTTGCCAGGATCAGGCACTGAGCGACCAGCGAAAAGTGCTGCCACGAGGCGAAGAAAATATGGCGATATCGCTCGCCAAAATAGTCACCCACATTAAAACCTACTTCACTTTAGTTACGTATCCAGATAGATCTCAGGGCAGCAAAACTGCCCCGTTCATATCCTGAGCTTACCGGGGGTAATTCAGGTCACCAAGATTATCGGGGCTGGGCACCGCGCCCCGCACCATGTTCTACCGGGCAAAACAATCCTTGTGGGAAGCTGAAACAGGGTGTGAATTCGACCCGAAATGTAGTGAGATAGAAACATGAAACTTGCTACGCTCCGCCTCGCCAGCGAACCCGGCCATACCACGGCAGCTCTCATCGACGATGGCAGGGCCTACTATCTGGACAATCTCGACACCGTGCAGCGTTTCCTTCGGCTCGATCCCGAAACCCAGCAGGAAGTCATCGCCCGCGCGCTAGTCGGCGAGTCCATTGCAGAGGGCGAAGCCGACTACGCCCCCTTGATTCCCCAGCCGTCGAAGATCTATTGCATCGGCTTGAACTACAAGTCGCATGCGGCAGAAGTCGGCGAGGAACTGCCCAAGTACCCCACCGTATTTGCCAAGTTTGCTTCATCGCTCTGCGGCGCAAACGACGCGGTGGAGATCCCGGTAGAAGACCATCGCGTTGATTACGAGGCTGAATTGGCCATCATCATCGGCGCACCGGGCCGCCGAATCAGCGAGGAATCCGCCCCGGAACATATTGCCGGCTACGCCGTTTCCAGCGACGTTTCCATGCGCGGATACCAGGGGCGCACGCAGGAGTGGCTGCAGGGAAAGATCTGGGATCACTCCACTCCCCTTGGTCCGTGGCTGGTGACTCCTGACGAACTGGATCCAGCAGCAAAAATCACCAGTTCCGTCAACGGCACGGTAGTCCAGGAGGCCCGGATCGACGATTTGATCTTCTCCGTGAGCGAGCTGGTTTCCTACCTCTCGACCTTCAACGAGCTGCAGCCCGGTGATGTCATCCTGACCGGCACCCCTGCAGGTGTAGCACTGGGACGACGCGACGAAAATGGGCGCCACCCGTGGCTCAAGCACGGAGATGTGCTGGAGACCCGGATTGAGGGTCTGGGAATGGCCCGGACAACGTTCCACGCACCACAGAACTAGCCATTTAGCTGCAATGGGCCTGCCAGTTGAACTGGTGGGCCCATTGCCTTGCGATCACCTCTCCGCTTGTTATTGAGAATCATTCTCATATAAGCTGAATGGTGTGAAAGTCATAGTTCTCTCTTCCCTCGACACTTCCTGCCGCGACGCAGGGCTTAAGCACCTCTTGGGCCACCATCCGCAGGCCGTGGTGCTTTCCTACGACTTCGTCGAAGGCAACCGCCTGGTGCGCACCGTCTCAGGAAATGCCTCCGCAGAATACGGCGAGGCGGTTCTCGAGCATCCGTGCATCGGCTGCGCGGTCAAATACGAGATTTTCCCTGCCATCCAGCGGCTGGCGCCACGACATGCCGACGCCACAATGCTCCTGGGCCTGCCAGCAACTTGGCACAGTGGTTCCGTGCTTGAAACCCTTGCCGAAAAGCTGGAGCTGGCAGGCATCAGCGTGGGCAGCAATGTCCTGTCCTTGGATCCTGTCGAACTCGAAGACCAGATGTGGGATCGGCACACGCTCTGGGAATCGGGTTTCAGCTCCATGCAGCAAGACCAGCGGACCCCCGGCGAGTATTTCTTCACCGAGCTCATGCAAGCTGACACCCTGATTCCGGTGGAAGGGATGCAGACTCAGCTTCTTGAAGCGCCTGACAGCCCCCGCCGCGATGGCGGAAAGGACTTCATCGCCGGGTTGGAGCTCGCCCAGCATCTGGCCCCGCATGCCGCTTTGTGCCGCCATGGCAGCGAACTCGGATCCTTCAGCTATGAGGCCGTCCAATGGCGAACCCGTGCAGGCCACGTTCCGATGGCCCGCCACCTCGCCCCTTCTGGCAGGGCTCCCCTTCACTTGCATGCTGAACGCCCGTTGCACCCGCAGCGATTCCGCGAAGCGCTCTCCGAACTTGCCGCGTCCTGCACTTGCCTTCGGGGCCGGCTTTGGGTGGCCAGCGCGCTCAGTGAGCGAGTGGCTATTGGCGGCGCCGGGCCACGCATCTGGATGGAAAATACGGGTTCATGGTCGACAGAAATTGCCGCCTCTGAACTGATGCTCTACGACTCGGAACATGAAGCCGGACAGATCGCCAAGATCTTCGAGAACTGCCAGGTCACCGAGGACGAGCTGCAAGACCTGTTAACAACTGCTCCAGCTCCAGGCAACAACCCTGATCTGCAAGGAGGTGAATGAAATGAAGGTTCGCAACTCACTGCGCTCGCTGAAAAACGAGCCAGGTTCCCAAGTTGTCCGCCGCCGCGGACGCGTGTTTGTCATCAACAAGAAAAATCCTCGGCTCAAGGCCCGCCAAGGATAGCCGCCTGTCCTGCCAGCAAGGCCATGCAACTTGCTGGCAGGAAGACCGCCCAACGCGTGAATCACGCCACCCACCTGCGCATTCAGTGACATGGGTCGCACCCTGCCTTAGGATGTGAGCTATGAAAGCTTGGGCTTTCGTGTCATCACCCACTCGCGCAAAGGATTGTTGAGCTTATGGAAGCGTTGGGAACACTCTTCGGAGATATTTCCTCATTTATTTGGGGGCCTTTTTGCCTCATCCCGCTATTGCTGGGCACCGGCCTGTACCTGACCATCAGGCTCGGCGGACTGCAATTCGCCAAGCTTGCAGCTTCCCTTCGCCTCGGGCTGCTCAAGCGCAAGGACGACGGCGCTGAAGGCGACGTCTCCCAGTTCCAAGCACTGACCACTGCACTGGCGGCCACCGTGGGAACAGGCAACATTGTCGGTGTTGCCACCGCTATTGGCATCGGCGGCCCCGGCGCCCTGTTCTGGATGTGGGTCACCGGCCTGCTGGGCATGGCTTCGAAGTACTCTGAAGCATTCCTCGGAGTCCGCTATCGCGGCA encodes:
- a CDS encoding MFS transporter — its product is MAEQHPQVPAHSVPDSALRFIGFLSFFDRYGTPPMLLALSLGTSLDFSQAVQLVTAYSLFYAIGQPLWGLASDRFGRLLVLRSALIGAGAGALASIMFSDYAPLLIARCLTGLMFGALYPTLLTLLGDTRHGVERARGLSDLQIYSSLGTTLATLSAGALATYLDWRLVFALPALGSVAALYSLRRLREPQHSRSSFSLAAALRPMNLALYAIVFLEGALLMGLLTYVVPALQRSGASIGVAGVLGCGFAVGVILGARLMRRLVARISRTWLIGGGGLLLCGAFLPSALWPSAGSYTATALLLGATNAIMHSSMQGWATDIAPDARATTVSFFVFSLFAGASAATYVSAATAEQGHYAQIFGYGLVFSLVLTVLATTTHALWRKKTPGN
- a CDS encoding ABC transporter permease, encoding MSAEKRTLIWQIVAIAAAFAVLMVWLLTADLTETERQTLDPATIWGYTLEHLKLTVISTVIVLIIAIPLGIVLTRPGLRRAAPVVRAIANFGQAAPAIGVVVLLAFWLGFGAKTAIVSLVIYAILPVLSNTIVGLQQVDQRIVEAGRGIGMSLMAVLFKVELPLAVPVMLSGIRTALVLLVGTATLATFINGGGLGILITTGVNLNLNVVLITGSLLVALLALTIDWLGRVVEQVARPKGLS
- a CDS encoding ABC transporter ATP-binding protein (Members of the family are the ATP-binding subunit of ABC transporters for substrates such as betaine, L-proline or other amino acids, choline, carnitine, etc. The substrate specificity is best determined from the substrate-binding subunit, rather than this subunit, as it interacts with the permease subunit and not with substrate directly.) — protein: MTAQDVTGASIMLEEVTKTYPGQKKSAVGGLTLEIPAGSIVMFVGPSGCGKTTTLKMINRLIEPTSGKIVINGEDVTGMNGDELRRRIGYVIQAGGLFPHMTVATNIAMVPKMLGWSKEKIAARVDELLELVSLDPELYRDRFPKELSGGQQQRVGVARALAADPPVLLMDEPFGAVDPITRQRLQDELLNIQSEVQKTIVCVTHDFDEAVKLGDWIAIFNEGAQLEQYDSPERILANPASEFVENFIGSGAGLKQLTLTRVNEVDLEEAITTSPGKRASDVLSQVQGAGRKYAVVLDSRGRPLRRLDRRQLSRAEIIDGTYDQSLPVVGEQATLNDALDTMLVASSESALVTGRRDVLLGTITVQTVMEAIAAANGAQDGDHSAPVGLNSGAINIVDINSGAANSDGEPV
- a CDS encoding DUF4190 domain-containing protein; protein product: MSTPNGEPQNPYTAGQPNQGQNQRFGQQGQYQQSQYQQSQYQQSPYQQTPYQAGYPGYPTQAQFEGSQLAQTSMILGILSIFILNVILGPIAIVKANRAEREFNTAATVGKVTGWIGTIIGLFWVLGFVGMMVLAIFAPEMSYDTYDNGF
- a CDS encoding LysE family translocator, which gives rise to MTWASFCAYLGVCVMVTLSPGPDTFLVLRYSLVRQMHGIIAALGMMVAIFAWATLAGAGAASVIQRFPMVETVIAILGGLYLAYLGLSGFLKSRAVAKADSAIARTETREGHRREVHSLGKTFAAGMLSAALNPKLGLLFLAMMPSFIPKDSNTFLWGMGLGAIFASVGFGYMLILSTAASKAMHWFKRPEIALRLEWTACAALFLMGAGVIISAFK
- a CDS encoding glycine betaine ABC transporter substrate-binding protein, which codes for MKNAMKLSLVSIAAVIGLAGCGLSPSTGTVPAVGPGKIQPVADGQEKSKVTVTSKSFTEQLLLGKITVIALEAAGYDVTDLTNVPGSQPARQLLLSGDASVLWEYTGTAWLTYLGHEEPVDGEQAQWEAVKKDDIPNGIDWGDPAPLNNTYAMAMNEETAKHLGVTKLSELKDVDPKDLTFCVDPEFNSRRDGLTPMLEHYGIDRGAEVPESNIGLYDVGAIYQATADGACNFGEVFTTDGRIKALNLTVLEDDKKYFPSYNAAPAFNGEFLKEHPEVEGIMAQIAPLLTDEVLMELNYQVDVVGREPADVAFEWMVDQGLVSKP
- a CDS encoding YceI family protein; the encoded protein is MTATALTAGTWNLDASHSEVGFSVRHAGISKVRGSFTEFDATLNIAETLEASSVEASVQISSVNTKDANRDGHLKGADFFDAEQFPTMTFKSTGLKGGADEFILVGDLTIRGVSKEVEFEVEVGGQAVDAFGATRAGFFASTTISRKEFGITWNAALEAGGVLVSDKVKIELDASFVLPAAA
- a CDS encoding LutC/YkgG family protein, with the protein product MSAKEEILTRIRSALADTPATEEVPRSYRTASTLGKEQLIELLVDRLVDYKAGVEVIEAGQIPQFVAAKLKDASSVVYPQGLDASWLSALGQNVEQRVDAPGARLSVAELDATSAVVTSSAVSVAESGTIILDGQPDQGRRAISLVPDHHVCIVPISTIVQLLPEAMPRLSITRPLTWISGPSATSDIELERVEGVHGPRTLDVLMVRGL
- a CDS encoding helix-turn-helix domain-containing protein, whose protein sequence is MSAVLSKADVMVSAEELISVRHEVDIAPAGIAGFAAIMADGETRELSPELSRIIARVIRTLALNGSVTVGSLPDELTSNTAAEVMGVSRPTLLKMAKAGDIDSFKVGSHTRFKRDDVMNLKAKREVARKAAMMDLLEIRDEIENHK